The Glycine max cultivar Williams 82 chromosome 12, Glycine_max_v4.0, whole genome shotgun sequence genome window below encodes:
- the LOC100811998 gene encoding protein RETICULATA-RELATED 4, chloroplastic, with amino-acid sequence MSIAFSFFTPLSSKSVPSFSLSTPSLCFRLTPLRRPTDRFYPLCSSAGGPGGGSFGGHGGPGHGGHGGGGGGGGHDNDDNERKNEALLVVAEAGRSLESVPADLAAAIKDGKIPASVVSRFLELEKSPFFRWLLQFTGFRERLLADDLFLAKVAMECGVGVFTKTAAEYEKRRENFFNELEIVFADVAMAIIADFMLVYLPAPTVALRPPLALTAGPIAKFFHGCPDNAFQVALSGASYSLIQRVGAIVRNGAKLFAVGTASSLVGTAMTNAFINAKKAVNKTSEGEIENVPILSTSAAYGVYMAVSSNLRYQVLAGIIEQRLLEPLLHQHKLILSALCFAVRTGNTYLGSLLWVDYARFVGVQ; translated from the exons ATGTCGATCGCTTTTTCCTTCTTCACTCCACTCTCTTCCAAATCCGTTCCATCCTTTTCCCTCTCTACCCCTTCTCTCTGTTTTCGCCTCACTCCCCTCCGCCGCCCCACCGATCGCTTTTACCCTCTCTGCTCCTCCGCCGGAGGACCTGGCGGCGGATCCTTCGGAGGCCACGGCGGTCCCGGACACGGAGGACAtggtggcggcggcggcggcggcggtcACGACAACGACGACAATGAGAGAAAGAACGAGGCTTTATTGGTGGTGGCGGAGGCGGGGAGGTCGTTGGAGAGCGTGCCGGCGGACCTGGCGGCGGCGATAAAGGACGGCAAGATTCCGGCGTCGGTGGTGAGTCGCTTTCTCGAATTGGAGAAGTCTCCGTTCTTCCGGTGGCTGCTTCAGTTCACTGGGTTCAGGGAGCGTCTTCTCGCTGATGATCTCTTCCTCGCAAAGGTTGCTATGGAATGCGGCGTTGGCGTCTTCACCAAg ACTGCTGCTGAGtacgaaaaaagaagagaaaactttTTCAATGAGCTCGAAATTGTCTTCGCTGATGTG GCTATGGCCATAATTGCAGATTTCATGTTGGTTTATCTTCCTGCTCCTACCGTAGCGCTTAGACCGCCACTTGCACTCACTGCAGGGCCTATTGCTAAGTTTTTCCATGGCTGCCCGGATAATGCATTTCAG GTTGCACTATCTGGAGCATCATATTCCTTGATACAGAGGGTTGGTGCTATTGTG CGTAATGGGGCTAAGCTTTTTGCAGTTGGAACTGCTTCATCCCTG GTTGGGACAGCTATGACAAATGCCTTCATTAATGCAAAGAAGGCAGTTAACAAGACTTCTGAAGGGGAAATTGAGAATGTTCCCATATTGTCAACCAGTGCTGCTTATGGTGTCTATATGGCAGTTTCTAGCAACCTCAG GTATCAAGTACTTGCTGGAATTATTGAACAGAGGCTTTTGGAACCTTTGCTGCACCAGCACAAACTTATCCTTAGTGCACTTTGTTTTGCTGTGCGGACTGGCAATACATATTTGGGTTCATTATT GTGGGTGGATTATGCTCGTTTTGTAGGGGTTCAATAG
- the LOC100813625 gene encoding NAD(H) kinase 1 yields MAPSKLNSSGNTSMPCSQAENGFVNSFSLFPEKVVQELLQSPVQGSDDHLIEFSEALRTVAKALRLVAEGKASAQAEAAEWKRKYELERDRNLKFEHAEKSCIEHQAEHEDVRTNNPAKQPVLCNEANGQSEKCCSRNGICSHEVLRDGTPGSDSKMVKKASFKLSWFSKGDQSDQYKHDIVSFERGNITTAERSSKQISLKWESCPQTVLILTKPNSVSVQILCAEMIRWLSQQKNLHIYVEPHVRVELLTESSHFNFVETWNDDKELLRLHTKVDLVVTLGGDGTVLWAASMFKGPVPPIVPFSLGSLGFMTPFYSEQYKECLESILKGPISITLRHRLQCHVIRDAAKNEYETEEPILVLNEVTIDRGISSFLTNLECYCDNSFVTCVQGDGLILSTTSGSTAYSLAAGGSMVHPQVPGILFTPICPHSLSFRPLIFPEHVTLRVQVPFNSRSPAWASFDGKDRKQLAPGDALVCSMAPWPVPTACLDDSTNDFLRSIHEGLHWNLRKTQSFDGPRET; encoded by the exons ATGGCTCCAAGCAAGCTCAATTCCTCG GGAAATACTAGTATGCCATGTTCACAGGCTGAGAATGGTTTTGTCAAttccttttctctcttcccCGAGAAAGTGGTGCAAGAGCTTCTTCAATCTCCAGTCCAGGGGTCGGATGACCATCTTATTGAGTTCTCTGAAGCTTTAAGAA CTGTTGCGAAGGCTCTCAGGCTAGTTGCCGAAGGGAAAGCTTCTGCTCAAGCTGAGGCTGCTGAATGGAAACGTAAATATGAGTTGGAGAGGGATCGGAATCTGAAGTTTGAACATGCAG AGAAATCATGTATAGAGCATCAGGCTGAACATGAGGATGTGAGGACAAATAACCCTGCCAAACAACCTGTTTTATGTAATGAAGCTAATGGACAGTCTGAGAAATGTTGTTCAAGGAATGGTATTTGCTCCCATGAAGTTCTTAGGGATGGAACACCTGGTTCTGATTCCAAGATGGTCAAAAAG GCTTCATTTAAACTCTCATGGTTCAGCAAAGGTGATCAAAGTGATCAGTACAAACACGACATTGTCTCTTTTGAAAGGGGAAATATAACCACTGCAGAGCGCAGTAGTAAGCAG ATCTCTTTGAAGTGGGAGTCATGCCCACAGACAGTGCTCATATTGACCAAACCAAATTCAGTTTCAGTTCAAATTCTGTGTGCTGAAATGATTAG ATGGTTGAGCCAGCAAAAGAATCTACACATCTATGTGGAACCACACGTCAGGGTTGAACTTTTAACAGAATCATCACACTTTAACTTTGTAGAAACTTGGAATGATG ATAAGGAACTTTTGAGACTACACACTAAAGTTGACCTCGTGGTAACTCTTGGTGGAGATGGCACTGTCCTATGG GCAGCTTCAATGTTCAAAGGGCCAGTGCCTCCTATTGTCCCCTTTTCTTTAGGGTCTCTTGGCTTTATGACCCCTTTCT ATAGCGAACAATACAAAGAATGCCTAGAATCAATCTTAAAGGGCCCCATTAGCATCACATTACGGCATCGTTTGCAATGTCATGTTATACGAGATGCAGCTAAAAATGAATATGAAACTGAAGAACCTATCCTTGTTCTAAATGAGGTTACAATTGACCGTGGAATATCTTCTTTCCTCACAAATTTAGAATGTTACTGTGACAACTCCTTTGTCACGTGTGTGCAAGGGGATGGATTAATCTTATCTACTACATCTGGCAGTACAGCATATTCTTTAGCAGCTGGAGGATCAATGGTCCATCCGCAG GTTCCAGGTATTTTATTCACTCCAATTTGCCCACATTCGCTATCTTTTAGGCCATTGATATTTCCAGAGCATGTGACTTTGAGGGTGCAAGTGCCATTCAACAGCAGAAGCCCTGCATGGGCATCATTTGATGGCAAGGACAGGAAGCAGTTAGCACCTGGAGATGCACTTGTGTGCAGCATGGCTCCATGGCCTGTTCCTACGGCTTGTTTGGATGATTCTACTAATGACTTCTTGCGCAGTATTCATGAGGGCCTCCATTGGAATTTGAGAAAGACACAATCATTTGATGGCCCCCGGGAAACATGA